A single genomic interval of Antechinus flavipes isolate AdamAnt ecotype Samford, QLD, Australia chromosome 1, AdamAnt_v2, whole genome shotgun sequence harbors:
- the PAM16 gene encoding mitochondrial import inner membrane translocase subunit TIM16 — MAKYLAQIIVMGVQVVGRAFARALRQEFAASRAAADARGRAGHQSAAASNLSGLSLQEAQQILNVSKLSREEIQKNFDHLFKVNDKSVGGSFYLQSKVVRAKERLDEELKIQAQDESERGQQPKT, encoded by the exons GCTAAATACCTAGCTCAGATCATCGTGATGGGGGTGCAGGTGGTTGGAAGGGCCTTTGCCCGGGCACTCCGGCAGGAATTTGCAG CCAGCCGGGCAGCAGCAGATGCTCGTGGGCGAGCCGGTCATCAGTCTGCAGCCGCATCTAACCTTTCTGGACTTAGTCTTCAGGAAGCCCAGCAGATCCTCAATGTTTCCAAGCTGAGCCGAGAGGAGATCCAAAAG aactttgatcatttatttaagGTCAATGATAAATCAGTGGGTGGTTCCTTCTACCTGCAGTCAAAG GTGGTACGAGCTAAGGAACGGCTAGATGAAGAACTCAAAATCCAGGCCCAGGACGAGAGTGAGAGAGGGCAGCAGCCCAAAACGTGA
- the GLIS2 gene encoding zinc finger protein GLIS2 isoform X1, translated as MHSLDEPLDLKLSITKLRAAREKQEWALGGVRHRALHRELGLVDDGPAPASPGSPPSGFLLNPKFPEKGDGRFSAAPLVDLSLSPPSGLDSPSGSTSLSPERQGNGDLPPTPAAHDFQSLRYIDGVPSSFQFFLPLSSGGALHLPSSSFLTPPKEKCLSPDVPLQKQLVCRWAKCNQLFDLLQDLVDHVNDFHVKPEKEAGYCCHWEGCARHGRGFNARYKMLIHIRTHTNEKPHRCPTCNKSFSRLENLKIHNRSHTGEKPYICPYEGCNKRYSNSSDRFKHTRTHYVDKPYYCKMPGCHKRYTDPSSLRKHIKAHGHFVSHEQQELLKLRPPPKPQLPAPDSPYVSGAQIIIPNPAALFGGPGLPGLPASLPLPLAPAPLDLSTLACGGGSGVGPGLPGPVLPLNLAKNPLLPSPFGAGGLSLPVVSLLAGSAGGKAEGEKGRGVVGAKALGTESRKIPGERTEGGRARSGPDGLSLLPGTVLDLSTGVNSAASPEALPPGWVVIPPGSVLLKPAVVN; from the exons ATGCACTCTTTGGACGAGCCGCTGGACCTGAAGCTGAGCATCACCAAGCTCCGAGCGGCGAGAGAGAAGCAGGAGTGGGCTCTGGGCGGCGTCCGCCACCGGGCCCTGCACCGGGAGCTAGGCTTGGTAGATGATGGTCCTGCCCCCGCCTCTCCGGGATCCCCCCCTTCAG GATTCTTGCTGAACCCCAAGTTCCCCGAGAAGGGGGATGGCCGCTTCTCAGCAGCACCACTTGTGGATCTAAGCCTGTCACCCCCGTCAGGACTGGACTCTCCCAGCGGCAGCACGTCCCTGTCTCCCGAGCGCCAGGGCAATGGGGACCTGCCGCCGACTCCTGCTGCCCAC GACTTCCAGTCGCTTCGTTACATTGATGGAGTTCctagttccttccagttcttctTGCCCCTGAGCTCAGGAGGCGCGCTGCATCtgccctcctcttccttccttaccCCACCGAAGGAGAAGTGCCTCTCTCCAGATGTGCCCCTGCAAAAGCAACTCGTCTGTCGCTGGGCCAAG tgTAACCAGCTCTTTGACCTGCTGCAAGACCTGGTGGACCACGTCAATGACTTCCACGTCAAACCCGAGAAGGAGGCTGGCTACTGCTGCCACTGGGAGGGCTGTGCCCGCCACGGCCGGGGCTTCAACGCTAG GTACAAGATGCTGATCCACATACGGACGCATACTAATGAGAAGCCACATCGCTGTCCCACCTGCAACAAAAGCTTTTCTCGCCTAGAGAACCTTAAGATTCACAACCGATCACACACAG GGGAGAAACCATACATCTGCCCTTACGAGGGCTGCAACAAGCGTTACTCCAATTCAAGTGACCGCTTCAAGCACACACGCACCCACTACGTAGACAAGCCCTACTACTGCAAGATGCCCGGCTGCCACAAACGCTACACCGACCCCAGCTCCCTGCGCAAACACATCAAGGCCCACGGCCACTTCGTCTCCCATGAGCAGCAAGAGCTGCTCAAGCTTCGACCTCCTCCCAAGCCACAGCTCCCTGCCCCAGACAGCCCCTATGTCAGCGGGGCGCAGATCATCATCCCCAACCCTGCTGCGCTCTTTGGGGGCCCCGGCCTCCCCGGCCTGCCTGCCTCTCTGCCCCTGCCCTTGGCGCCCGCCCCCCTCGATCTCAGCACCCTGGCCTGCGGTGGGGGCAGTGGTGTAGGGCCTGGTCTTCCAGGCCCTGTCCTCCCCCTCAACTTGGCCAAGAACCCACTGCTGCCCTCGCCCTTTGGGGCCGGTGGCCTGAGCTTGCCTGTTGTTTCTCTCCTTGCGGGCTCTGCAGGGGGCAAGGCTGAGGGTGAAAAGGGGCGAGGGGTGGTGGGTGCCAAGGCTCTGGGCACCGAAAGCCGCAAGATTCCCGGGGAGAGGACTGAGGGTGGCCGGGCTCGGTCTGGCCCAGATGGACTTTCCCtgctgccaggcactgtgctggacCTATCCACAGGTGTGAACTCGGCAGCTAGTCCTGAGGCGCTGCCTCCCGGCTGGGTGGTCATCCCGCCAGGCTCTGTGTTACTCAAGCCGGCTGTGGTGAACTGA
- the GLIS2 gene encoding zinc finger protein GLIS2 isoform X2 encodes MHSLDEPLDLKLSITKLRAAREKQEWALGGVRHRALHRELGLVDDGPAPASPGSPPSALGHPDFFPSHSGFLLNPKFPEKGDGRFSAAPLVDLSLSPPSGLDSPSGSTSLSPERQGNGDLPPTPAAHDFQSLRYIDGVPSSFQFFLPLSSGGALHLPSSSFLTPPKEKCLSPDVPLQKQLVCRWAKCNQLFDLLQDLVDHVNDFHVKPEKEAGYCCHWEGCARHGRGFNARYKMLIHIRTHTNEKPHRCPTCNKSFSRLENLKIHNRSHTGEKPYICPYEGCNKRYSNSSDRFKHTRTHYVDKPYYCKMPGCHKRYTDPSSLRKHIKAHGHFVSHEQQELLKLRPPPKPQLPAPDSPYVSGAQIIIPNPAALFGGPGLPGLPASLPLPLAPAPLDLSTLACGGGSGVGPGLPGPVLPLNLAKNPLLPSPFGAGGLSLPVVSLLAGSAGGKAEGEKGRGVVGAKALGTESRKIPGERTEGGRARSGPDGLSLLPGTVLDLSTGVNSAASPEALPPGWVVIPPGSVLLKPAVVN; translated from the exons ATGCACTCTTTGGACGAGCCGCTGGACCTGAAGCTGAGCATCACCAAGCTCCGAGCGGCGAGAGAGAAGCAGGAGTGGGCTCTGGGCGGCGTCCGCCACCGGGCCCTGCACCGGGAGCTAGGCTTGGTAGATGATGGTCCTGCCCCCGCCTCTCCGGGATCCCCCCCTTCAG CCTTGGGCCACCCTGACTTCTTCCCCTCCCACTCAGGATTCTTGCTGAACCCCAAGTTCCCCGAGAAGGGGGATGGCCGCTTCTCAGCAGCACCACTTGTGGATCTAAGCCTGTCACCCCCGTCAGGACTGGACTCTCCCAGCGGCAGCACGTCCCTGTCTCCCGAGCGCCAGGGCAATGGGGACCTGCCGCCGACTCCTGCTGCCCAC GACTTCCAGTCGCTTCGTTACATTGATGGAGTTCctagttccttccagttcttctTGCCCCTGAGCTCAGGAGGCGCGCTGCATCtgccctcctcttccttccttaccCCACCGAAGGAGAAGTGCCTCTCTCCAGATGTGCCCCTGCAAAAGCAACTCGTCTGTCGCTGGGCCAAG tgTAACCAGCTCTTTGACCTGCTGCAAGACCTGGTGGACCACGTCAATGACTTCCACGTCAAACCCGAGAAGGAGGCTGGCTACTGCTGCCACTGGGAGGGCTGTGCCCGCCACGGCCGGGGCTTCAACGCTAG GTACAAGATGCTGATCCACATACGGACGCATACTAATGAGAAGCCACATCGCTGTCCCACCTGCAACAAAAGCTTTTCTCGCCTAGAGAACCTTAAGATTCACAACCGATCACACACAG GGGAGAAACCATACATCTGCCCTTACGAGGGCTGCAACAAGCGTTACTCCAATTCAAGTGACCGCTTCAAGCACACACGCACCCACTACGTAGACAAGCCCTACTACTGCAAGATGCCCGGCTGCCACAAACGCTACACCGACCCCAGCTCCCTGCGCAAACACATCAAGGCCCACGGCCACTTCGTCTCCCATGAGCAGCAAGAGCTGCTCAAGCTTCGACCTCCTCCCAAGCCACAGCTCCCTGCCCCAGACAGCCCCTATGTCAGCGGGGCGCAGATCATCATCCCCAACCCTGCTGCGCTCTTTGGGGGCCCCGGCCTCCCCGGCCTGCCTGCCTCTCTGCCCCTGCCCTTGGCGCCCGCCCCCCTCGATCTCAGCACCCTGGCCTGCGGTGGGGGCAGTGGTGTAGGGCCTGGTCTTCCAGGCCCTGTCCTCCCCCTCAACTTGGCCAAGAACCCACTGCTGCCCTCGCCCTTTGGGGCCGGTGGCCTGAGCTTGCCTGTTGTTTCTCTCCTTGCGGGCTCTGCAGGGGGCAAGGCTGAGGGTGAAAAGGGGCGAGGGGTGGTGGGTGCCAAGGCTCTGGGCACCGAAAGCCGCAAGATTCCCGGGGAGAGGACTGAGGGTGGCCGGGCTCGGTCTGGCCCAGATGGACTTTCCCtgctgccaggcactgtgctggacCTATCCACAGGTGTGAACTCGGCAGCTAGTCCTGAGGCGCTGCCTCCCGGCTGGGTGGTCATCCCGCCAGGCTCTGTGTTACTCAAGCCGGCTGTGGTGAACTGA